A genomic segment from Sporohalobacter salinus encodes:
- the thiC gene encoding phosphomethylpyrimidine synthase ThiC — protein sequence MTQLIKARSGKITYEMKQIATKEGVTPELVREEVVAGRLVIPKNKKRETDFSQGFGAGVKTKISTSVGLYEDYTDFETELDKVDLAVELGTDAVMDLSKDGDIDKMRRQVLDRTELPVGTLPIYQAAKESQEAKGSILDMTVDDIFAIVEKQAADGVDFMGIHAGLKRSILDKLKFEGRTDGLVSHGGQILAGWMLHKDSENPFYEHYDRLLEIAKEYDVTISLADTFRPGAIDDSLDRAQVQELIILGELVERGRDKGVQMMVKGPGHVPLDQIESTVQLQKELCHGAPYFIFGPLVTDLATGYDDINSAIGGAHAAAAGADFLCYVTPVEHLDFPTKEDIKQGVMAAKIAAQVGDLSKGYQKAWQLEEEMAQARKELDWKEEIELALNPKHAEEIRSKRNPAGSDGCAMCGEYCAIKVVNEYLN from the coding sequence ATGACTCAATTAATTAAAGCTAGGTCAGGTAAGATAACTTATGAAATGAAACAGATAGCTACAAAAGAAGGGGTGACTCCAGAACTTGTTAGAGAAGAAGTGGTAGCAGGACGACTTGTAATACCAAAGAACAAAAAACGTGAGACTGATTTTAGTCAGGGGTTTGGAGCTGGAGTTAAAACTAAGATAAGTACTAGTGTAGGACTTTATGAAGATTATACTGATTTTGAAACAGAGTTGGATAAAGTAGATTTAGCAGTAGAATTAGGTACTGATGCTGTGATGGATTTAAGTAAAGATGGAGATATAGATAAGATGAGGCGTCAGGTTTTAGATCGTACTGAACTTCCGGTAGGTACATTACCTATTTATCAGGCAGCTAAGGAGAGTCAAGAAGCAAAAGGATCGATTCTAGATATGACAGTAGATGATATATTCGCTATAGTAGAAAAACAAGCAGCAGATGGTGTGGATTTCATGGGAATTCATGCTGGATTGAAACGCAGTATTTTGGATAAGTTGAAATTTGAGGGGAGAACAGATGGTTTGGTCAGTCACGGAGGCCAGATTTTAGCTGGCTGGATGTTACATAAAGATTCTGAAAATCCTTTTTATGAACATTATGACAGGCTGTTAGAGATAGCTAAAGAATATGATGTAACTATTAGTTTAGCTGATACTTTTCGACCAGGAGCGATTGATGACTCTTTAGACCGGGCTCAGGTACAGGAGTTGATTATTTTAGGAGAATTAGTAGAACGTGGACGTGATAAAGGGGTTCAGATGATGGTTAAGGGTCCAGGTCATGTCCCACTAGATCAGATTGAGAGTACTGTTCAATTACAGAAGGAACTTTGTCATGGAGCTCCTTACTTTATTTTTGGTCCTTTAGTGACAGATTTAGCTACCGGTTATGATGATATTAATTCTGCTATTGGGGGAGCTCATGCTGCAGCAGCAGGAGCTGACTTTTTATGTTATGTGACACCAGTAGAGCATCTTGATTTTCCTACTAAAGAAGATATCAAACAAGGAGTAATGGCAGCTAAAATTGCAGCTCAAGTAGGAGATTTATCAAAAGGATATCAAAAAGCTTGGCAGCTAGAGGAAGAGATGGCTCAGGCTAGAAAAGAATTAGATTGGAAAGAGGAGATAGAATTAGCTTTAAATCCTAAACATGCAGAAGAAATTAGAAGTAAAAGAAATCCTGCTGGTAGTGATGGTTGTGCTATGTGTGGAGAGTATTGTGCAATAAAAGTAGTCAACGAATATTTGAACTAG
- the cobT gene encoding nicotinate-nucleotide--dimethylbenzimidazole phosphoribosyltransferase gives MELLENTVAEIDKLDEGKMAEAKEKLDSLTKPPGSLGKLEEIAIKLAGMSQNLYSKVDRKAHIVMAGDHGVVSEGVSAVPQEVTVQMIHNFLNEGAAINVLANQMEVEVTIVDIGVASELEIDGVVDKKVKFGTNNLLQGPAMTRQEAVASIETGIEVVTEKIENGANLIGTGEMGVGNTTPSSVILTAMTDLPLDDTVGFGTGINDEQLEKKKEIVAQALDINQPDVSDGLDILTKVGGLEIGGMAGVMLGAAAANRPVMVDGFISGAAALIAQKLEPKVTDYLIPSHKSVEPGHIRMYEILGLEPMLDMDMRLGEGTGAILGMNLVEAATRIISQMATFEEAGVAEC, from the coding sequence GTGGAATTATTAGAGAATACAGTAGCAGAAATTGATAAGTTGGATGAAGGAAAAATGGCTGAGGCTAAAGAAAAATTAGATAGTTTAACCAAACCTCCTGGAAGTTTAGGTAAGTTAGAAGAGATTGCTATTAAATTAGCAGGAATGAGCCAAAATTTATATTCTAAAGTAGATAGGAAAGCACATATTGTGATGGCTGGTGATCATGGTGTGGTTAGTGAAGGAGTTAGTGCTGTACCACAGGAGGTAACAGTTCAAATGATCCATAATTTCTTGAATGAAGGTGCAGCTATTAATGTACTTGCTAATCAGATGGAAGTAGAAGTAACTATTGTTGATATAGGAGTAGCTAGTGAATTAGAAATAGATGGAGTGGTGGATAAGAAGGTGAAATTTGGAACTAATAATTTGCTTCAGGGACCGGCTATGACTCGTCAGGAAGCTGTAGCTAGTATTGAAACAGGTATTGAAGTGGTAACTGAAAAAATTGAAAATGGAGCTAATTTAATTGGAACAGGAGAGATGGGAGTTGGGAATACTACTCCGAGTAGTGTTATTTTAACAGCTATGACGGATTTACCTCTTGATGATACTGTAGGGTTCGGGACAGGCATTAATGATGAACAATTAGAGAAAAAGAAAGAAATAGTTGCTCAGGCTTTAGATATTAATCAGCCAGATGTGAGTGACGGCTTAGATATTTTGACTAAAGTAGGTGGTTTAGAGATAGGTGGAATGGCTGGAGTTATGTTAGGGGCAGCAGCAGCTAATAGACCGGTAATGGTTGATGGCTTTATTTCTGGAGCTGCAGCATTGATTGCTCAAAAATTAGAACCAAAAGTAACAGATTATTTAATCCCTTCTCATAAGTCTGTGGAGCCTGGGCATATCAGGATGTATGAAATTTTAGGATTGGAACCGATGTTGGATATGGATATGAGGTTAGGTGAAGGAACAGGGGCAATTTTAGGTATGAATTTGGTAGAAGCAGCAACGCGGATTATTAGTCAAATGGCTACTTTTGAAGAGGCAGGAGTAGCAGAATGTTAA
- the ftsZ gene encoding cell division protein FtsZ, with amino-acid sequence MFEFCAETDQFADIKVVGVGGGGNNAINRMIESSLEGVEFVAINTDAQALVSSEASSTIQIGEKLTQGLGAGANPELGQKAAEESREMIAETLKGTDMVFITAGMGGGTGTGAAPIVAEVAKELGALTVAVVTKPFTVEGRKRMEKAEYGVENLKEKVDTLIVIPNDRLLETVEKQTSLVEAFEVADDVLRQGVQGISDLITITGLINLDFADVKTIMTDAGSALMGIGTADSEDRAAEAAKQAISSPLLEASIEGAKGVLLNITGGVDLGLHEANEAAKIVSEVADSNANIILGAVVDENLEEEVKVTVIATGFDEAEERNVQVEESTADADINKRKSQEDLDNIESFANDDLDIPAFLRRKEG; translated from the coding sequence ATGTTTGAATTTTGTGCTGAAACAGATCAATTTGCTGATATAAAAGTTGTTGGAGTTGGCGGTGGTGGTAATAATGCTATTAACCGTATGATTGAATCCAGTCTTGAAGGAGTAGAATTTGTAGCTATTAATACTGATGCTCAGGCTTTAGTTTCATCTGAAGCTAGCAGTACAATTCAGATTGGTGAAAAGTTAACTCAAGGTTTAGGTGCTGGTGCTAACCCTGAATTAGGACAGAAAGCTGCTGAAGAGAGCCGTGAGATGATTGCTGAAACATTAAAAGGGACTGATATGGTCTTTATTACTGCCGGTATGGGCGGCGGTACTGGAACTGGAGCAGCTCCTATTGTAGCTGAAGTAGCTAAAGAATTGGGGGCTTTGACGGTAGCAGTTGTAACTAAACCCTTTACCGTTGAAGGTAGGAAACGAATGGAGAAGGCTGAGTATGGTGTAGAAAATTTAAAGGAAAAGGTTGATACCTTAATTGTTATTCCAAATGATAGATTATTAGAAACAGTGGAAAAGCAGACTTCTTTAGTGGAAGCATTTGAGGTTGCTGATGATGTTTTACGTCAAGGAGTACAGGGGATTTCTGATTTAATTACTATTACTGGTTTGATTAATTTAGACTTTGCTGATGTGAAGACAATTATGACTGATGCTGGTTCAGCTTTAATGGGAATCGGTACTGCCGATAGTGAAGATAGAGCAGCTGAGGCAGCTAAACAGGCTATTTCTTCTCCATTACTGGAAGCTTCTATTGAAGGAGCTAAAGGAGTATTATTAAATATTACTGGTGGTGTAGATTTAGGCTTACATGAAGCTAATGAAGCAGCTAAAATTGTATCTGAGGTAGCTGACTCTAATGCTAATATTATTTTAGGGGCAGTGGTAGATGAAAATTTAGAAGAAGAAGTAAAAGTAACTGTTATTGCTACTGGCTTTGATGAAGCTGAAGAAAGAAATGTACAGGTAGAAGAAAGTACTGCTGATGCCGATATAAATAAAAGAAAATCTCAAGAGGATCTCGATAATATCGAATCATTTGCTAATGATGATTTAGATATACCAGCATTTTTACGTAGAAAAGAAGGATAA
- a CDS encoding D-alanine--D-alanine ligase family protein: protein MNKKVAVIRGGRSKERDISLKTGKAVYKALKSKGVDVIALDPEEENFYQKLTDKDIDVAFIALHGRYGEDGTIQGLFEMMDIPYAGSGVLSSSLAMDKVVSKKIFKQEGILTPEFKVLNRESWKQQSQKLLSELKAEFNFPLVVKPALEGSSLGLSIIKKKENLAKAVDEAFEYDSEILIEKYIEGKEITVGILGNQDLVVLPIIEIKPKNGVYDFEAKYTKGMTEFIIPARLEEEIYNWAQEMANKAYKVLKCSGMARVDLIVSKEGKPYVLEVNTIPGMTETSLLPQAAKAAEIEFPDLVLKILEYAVE, encoded by the coding sequence ATGAATAAGAAAGTAGCTGTTATTCGGGGGGGTAGGTCTAAGGAACGTGATATTTCTCTGAAGACGGGGAAAGCGGTTTATAAAGCTTTAAAATCAAAAGGGGTAGATGTTATAGCTTTGGACCCTGAAGAAGAGAATTTTTATCAGAAATTAACAGATAAAGATATAGATGTGGCTTTTATTGCTCTTCATGGAAGATATGGTGAAGATGGTACAATTCAGGGATTGTTTGAAATGATGGATATTCCTTATGCTGGTTCGGGAGTTTTATCTAGTTCTTTAGCTATGGATAAGGTAGTTTCAAAAAAAATATTTAAACAGGAAGGAATTTTGACTCCTGAATTTAAAGTCTTAAATAGGGAAAGTTGGAAACAGCAATCCCAAAAGTTATTAAGCGAATTAAAGGCTGAATTTAATTTTCCTTTAGTAGTTAAGCCTGCTTTGGAAGGTTCAAGTTTGGGATTGTCGATTATAAAGAAAAAGGAAAATTTAGCTAAAGCAGTTGATGAAGCTTTTGAATATGATAGTGAAATTTTAATTGAAAAGTATATTGAGGGAAAAGAGATTACTGTGGGAATTTTAGGCAATCAAGATTTAGTAGTGTTACCAATAATAGAGATTAAACCCAAAAACGGAGTTTATGATTTTGAAGCTAAATATACTAAGGGAATGACAGAATTTATTATTCCTGCTCGATTAGAGGAAGAAATTTATAATTGGGCTCAAGAAATGGCTAATAAAGCCTATAAAGTTTTAAAGTGTTCAGGAATGGCTAGAGTTGATTTAATTGTTTCAAAAGAAGGTAAGCCATATGTGCTGGAAGTCAATACTATTCCTGGAATGACAGAAACTAGTCTTCTACCACAAGCTGCAAAGGCAGCAGAAATTGAATTTCCGGATTTAGTACTTAAAATTTTGGAATATGCTGTAGAGTGA
- a CDS encoding FtsQ-type POTRA domain-containing protein: MERKDYFILSLSLIMIVAVLTFINSNFFSLTSVVVKGNQVLTDREIIQAAGLDKEKNIFQINFEDVSARLMEKHQIKGVVLKRKLPATVEIKLDERRPLLAVIRNNRYLLLNKSGWVLTKIEKISDVTYPILRDAEVKIIDNKIKLTKHLQISLQYLTKIERKFLSQIDYIKFDEKDNITLRLKSGIVKFGHPVKIDYKVKLFNQIYHDLEEKQGKIEYINLKYYQNPVVRFK, encoded by the coding sequence GTGGAGAGAAAGGATTATTTTATTTTATCTTTGAGTTTAATTATGATTGTGGCTGTATTAACTTTTATTAATTCAAATTTTTTTTCTTTAACTAGTGTAGTTGTTAAGGGAAATCAAGTTTTAACAGATAGAGAAATAATTCAGGCTGCTGGCTTAGATAAAGAGAAGAATATATTTCAAATAAATTTTGAAGATGTAAGTGCAAGGCTAATGGAAAAGCATCAGATTAAGGGAGTAGTTTTAAAACGGAAGTTGCCTGCAACAGTAGAAATTAAACTGGATGAACGGAGACCATTATTGGCTGTGATAAGAAATAATAGATACTTATTACTTAATAAAAGTGGCTGGGTATTAACTAAAATCGAAAAGATATCTGATGTTACTTATCCGATTTTAAGAGATGCGGAAGTAAAAATAATTGATAATAAAATTAAATTAACCAAGCATTTACAGATTAGTCTGCAGTATTTAACTAAAATCGAAAGAAAGTTTTTAAGTCAAATAGATTATATAAAATTTGATGAAAAAGATAATATTACTCTTCGCCTCAAATCTGGAATAGTTAAATTTGGACATCCTGTTAAAATAGATTATAAGGTGAAATTGTTTAATCAAATTTATCATGATTTAGAAGAAAAACAAGGAAAGATAGAATATATAAACTTAAAGTACTACCAGAATCCAGTAGTTAGATTTAAATAA
- the murA gene encoding UDP-N-acetylglucosamine 1-carboxyvinyltransferase — protein sequence MSSFIVEGGNRLTGEIEISGAKNAVLPILAGTALSSGENSIQQVPKLRDVRVMKEVLESLGAKVSQEDNVITVNSRLIDSCEISESLMRKMRATVFLMGPLLARFNQVRISQPGGCSIGPRPIDLHIKGLKALGAEFTEGNGYLEGKAEELVGAEIHLDFPSVGATENIMMASTKAKGTTVIRNAAKEPEIIDLQNFLNGMGAKIRGAGTDVIKIKGVEELNSINYTVIPDRIETGTFMVAAAVTNGDVLLQNVIPEHIEPIIAKLLEMGVDVKHNQDQIKVVGVPKIKGVDVKTLPYPGFPTDMQPQFMTLLSVADGTSVITETIFENRFKHADELRRMGADIKIESRSAIIKGIDNLSGTIVEASDLRAGAALVLAGLVAEDKTEVRNIYHIDRGYEDLEAKISKLGGQINRVSK from the coding sequence ATGTCTAGTTTTATAGTTGAAGGTGGTAATCGTTTAACTGGTGAAATAGAAATTAGCGGAGCTAAGAATGCTGTGCTTCCTATTTTAGCTGGAACTGCATTATCGTCAGGAGAAAACTCTATTCAGCAAGTTCCTAAGCTGCGCGATGTACGAGTAATGAAAGAAGTTCTAGAAAGCCTAGGGGCTAAGGTAAGTCAAGAAGATAATGTTATTACTGTCAATTCACGATTAATAGATTCCTGTGAAATTTCTGAGTCGTTAATGCGAAAGATGCGGGCAACTGTTTTTTTGATGGGACCATTATTAGCCCGTTTTAATCAAGTTCGTATTTCACAACCAGGCGGTTGTAGTATTGGTCCACGACCAATTGATTTACATATCAAGGGGTTGAAAGCATTAGGAGCTGAATTTACAGAGGGGAATGGATATTTAGAAGGAAAAGCTGAAGAATTAGTAGGAGCAGAAATTCATCTTGATTTTCCTAGTGTTGGTGCAACAGAGAATATTATGATGGCTTCTACTAAAGCTAAAGGAACAACAGTTATTAGGAATGCTGCTAAGGAGCCTGAAATTATAGATTTACAGAATTTTTTAAACGGTATGGGAGCTAAAATTCGAGGTGCTGGAACTGATGTAATCAAGATAAAAGGTGTTGAAGAATTAAATTCAATTAATTATACAGTGATCCCTGACCGGATTGAGACAGGGACCTTTATGGTAGCTGCTGCAGTGACTAATGGTGATGTATTATTACAGAATGTAATTCCTGAGCATATAGAGCCGATTATTGCTAAATTATTGGAAATGGGTGTTGATGTAAAACATAATCAGGACCAGATTAAGGTAGTAGGTGTTCCAAAAATAAAAGGAGTTGATGTTAAAACTCTGCCCTATCCTGGTTTTCCAACAGATATGCAGCCTCAATTTATGACTTTATTATCAGTTGCTGATGGTACTAGTGTAATTACTGAGACTATTTTTGAGAATAGATTCAAACATGCTGATGAATTAAGAAGAATGGGAGCTGATATAAAGATAGAAAGTAGATCTGCTATTATTAAAGGGATTGATAATTTATCTGGGACAATTGTGGAGGCAAGTGATTTACGGGCTGGAGCAGCCTTAGTTTTAGCAGGATTAGTTGCAGAAGATAAAACAGAAGTAAGGAACATATATCATATTGATCGTGGATATGAAGATTTAGAAGCAAAGATAAGTAAATTAGGTGGTCAGATTAATAGAGTATCAAAATAA
- the thiC gene encoding phosphomethylpyrimidine synthase ThiC, translating into MTQLLKAKEGIITKEMEIVAEDEGLSPEDIRKGVAKGEIVIPSNVNRNQINYVGIGSNLRTKVNASIGSSEDYPDPEREKEKLQAALTTGADAIMDLSTGGDIDLVRKNTLDIADVPVGTVPIYQAGIKSIEEHGSVVEMKAEDIFDEIERQAEAGVDFMAIHCGMTLEVLDRLKQEGRVTDIVSRGGGFLTGWMLHHNQENPLYTDYDRVLEIAKEHDVTLSLGDGIRPGAVVDSLDRAQVQGLLTTGELVQKAREAGVQVMVEGPGHVPLNQIDTTIQLQKELCHQAPFFILGMLVTDLAAGYDHIVAAIGGARSTWAGADFVCYVTPAEHLGLPTPEDIKEGVTAAKIATHAGDIAKRDEEVKKLDRKMAEARIKDDWQEQIKLAINADKIDSRKGAELTDDMKIMDQKKAEPMEIAANYLNN; encoded by the coding sequence ATGACTCAATTATTAAAGGCTAAGGAAGGTATTATTACTAAAGAGATGGAAATAGTAGCTGAAGATGAAGGATTATCACCAGAAGATATTAGAAAGGGAGTAGCTAAAGGAGAGATTGTTATTCCCAGTAATGTAAATCGTAATCAAATAAATTATGTGGGGATTGGTAGTAATCTACGAACAAAGGTTAATGCCAGTATTGGTTCATCAGAGGATTATCCAGACCCAGAGCGGGAGAAAGAGAAGTTACAGGCTGCTTTAACAACAGGTGCTGATGCTATTATGGATCTTTCTACTGGAGGAGATATAGATTTAGTACGGAAGAATACTCTTGATATAGCTGATGTACCAGTAGGTACAGTTCCGATTTATCAAGCAGGAATTAAGAGCATAGAGGAGCATGGGTCAGTAGTAGAAATGAAAGCTGAGGATATTTTTGACGAGATTGAAAGACAAGCAGAAGCTGGTGTAGATTTTATGGCTATTCATTGTGGAATGACTTTGGAAGTATTAGATAGATTAAAGCAGGAAGGCCGGGTTACGGATATTGTTAGTCGTGGGGGCGGTTTTTTAACCGGCTGGATGTTACACCACAATCAGGAAAATCCACTTTATACAGATTATGATCGAGTGTTGGAAATTGCTAAGGAGCATGATGTTACTTTAAGCTTAGGTGATGGAATCAGACCTGGTGCAGTAGTAGATTCATTGGACCGAGCTCAAGTACAGGGATTATTAACTACTGGTGAGTTAGTACAGAAAGCACGAGAAGCTGGAGTTCAAGTGATGGTTGAAGGTCCTGGTCATGTTCCATTAAACCAGATTGATACAACTATTCAGCTGCAAAAGGAGTTATGTCATCAGGCGCCATTCTTTATTTTAGGTATGTTAGTTACTGATTTAGCTGCTGGGTATGATCATATAGTAGCTGCTATTGGAGGAGCTAGATCTACCTGGGCTGGTGCTGATTTTGTTTGTTATGTTACTCCTGCTGAACATCTGGGATTACCTACACCAGAGGATATAAAAGAAGGGGTGACAGCTGCAAAAATTGCTACTCATGCTGGAGATATAGCTAAACGGGATGAAGAAGTCAAAAAGTTGGATCGAAAGATGGCTGAAGCTAGAATTAAGGATGATTGGCAAGAACAGATTAAATTAGCAATTAATGCGGATAAGATAGATAGTAGAAAAGGAGCAGAATTAACAGATGATATGAAAATAATGGATCAAAAAAAGGCAGAGCCAATGGAGATTGCAGCTAACTATTTAAATAATTAA
- the sigE gene encoding RNA polymerase sporulation sigma factor SigE has protein sequence MLALARRLKLSFRIQIVKLLQKLGVDVRESIFYVGSSEALPPPLSNEEESYLLSKLEEGDKAVRSVLIERNLRLVVYIARKFENTGIDIEDLVSIGTIGLIKAVNTFDVSKRIKLATYASRCIENEILMYLRRNNKKKSEISFDEPLNIDWDGNELKLSDVLGTDIDLIYQYIEEDVDRELLIQAMEVLSDRERKIMILRFGLGENREEMTQKEVADILGISQSYISRLEKRIINKLQKEISKMQSQ, from the coding sequence TTGTTAGCATTAGCACGAAGATTGAAATTATCTTTTAGAATCCAAATTGTAAAATTATTGCAAAAACTAGGGGTGGATGTAAGGGAAAGTATCTTCTATGTAGGAAGTAGTGAGGCTTTACCACCACCGCTATCAAATGAAGAAGAAAGTTATTTATTGTCTAAGCTTGAAGAGGGGGATAAGGCTGTACGCAGTGTTCTTATTGAACGAAATTTAAGATTAGTAGTTTATATAGCGCGTAAATTTGAGAATACTGGTATTGATATTGAAGATTTAGTATCTATTGGGACTATTGGTTTAATTAAGGCGGTAAATACTTTTGATGTTAGCAAAAGAATTAAGTTAGCTACTTATGCTTCACGATGTATTGAAAATGAAATTTTAATGTATCTACGTCGAAATAATAAGAAAAAGTCAGAAATATCCTTTGATGAACCGCTTAATATCGATTGGGATGGAAATGAACTTAAGTTGTCCGATGTACTAGGAACTGATATAGACTTGATTTATCAGTATATAGAAGAGGATGTTGATAGAGAATTACTGATTCAAGCCATGGAAGTTTTAAGTGATAGAGAGAGAAAAATAATGATTTTAAGATTTGGTTTAGGAGAGAATAGAGAGGAGATGACCCAAAAAGAAGTAGCAGATATTTTAGGGATTTCTCAATCATATATTTCTAGATTAGAGAAAAGGATTATTAATAAACTACAGAAGGAGATTTCTAAAATGCAGTCACAATAA
- the spoIIGA gene encoding sigma-E processing peptidase SpoIIGA, with protein MELTIYLDLLVIINLLMNYLLLWTTGRLIKIDYKIWRLILSAFFGTLYTILILFPQWQFWNNIFIYFFVSVLMVFLAYWPLWWKRLLKALGYFYLMTFLTAGVLMAGYSLNLQSQFREAVDIFNLSLQDSWILLLGISVLGLLGKFGWSLFQRKVPAEGAIVPLIIEFEGKKLEVEALIDTGNQLCDPLTEAPVIIVELESLLTVLPKEIKNIFKSYDLVLSRDKMATAVGDTYWANRFRLIPFSAIGSQQELLVGLKPDEISFKFKGDTITTDHVIVGVEDQKFSHAEDYTALMNPELFDV; from the coding sequence ATGGAATTAACAATCTATCTTGATTTATTGGTAATAATTAATTTACTTATGAATTATTTGTTGTTATGGACTACAGGAAGATTAATAAAGATTGATTATAAAATTTGGAGATTAATATTAAGTGCATTTTTTGGTACATTATATACTATCTTAATTTTATTTCCCCAGTGGCAGTTTTGGAATAATATTTTTATCTATTTTTTTGTTTCAGTTTTAATGGTCTTTCTTGCTTACTGGCCTTTATGGTGGAAGCGTTTACTCAAAGCTCTAGGCTATTTTTATCTAATGACTTTTTTAACTGCTGGAGTGTTAATGGCAGGTTATAGCCTAAATCTTCAATCTCAATTTAGAGAAGCAGTTGATATTTTTAATCTTTCTTTGCAGGATAGCTGGATATTATTATTAGGCATTTCAGTATTAGGATTATTAGGTAAATTTGGCTGGAGTCTTTTTCAAAGAAAGGTTCCAGCAGAAGGTGCGATAGTACCTTTAATTATTGAATTTGAAGGGAAGAAATTAGAAGTAGAGGCTTTAATTGATACTGGTAACCAATTATGTGATCCGTTAACAGAAGCTCCTGTAATTATTGTGGAATTAGAATCATTATTAACTGTTTTGCCTAAAGAGATTAAAAATATTTTTAAAAGTTATGATTTAGTATTGAGTAGAGATAAGATGGCTACTGCTGTAGGGGATACATACTGGGCTAATCGCTTTAGATTAATTCCTTTTTCAGCCATTGGGAGTCAACAGGAATTATTAGTTGGTTTAAAACCGGATGAGATTAGCTTTAAATTCAAAGGTGATACAATTACAACTGATCATGTGATTGTAGGAGTGGAAGATCAAAAATTTAGCCATGCTGAGGATTATACTGCTCTTATGAATCCGGAATTATTTGATGTTTAA
- the ftsA gene encoding cell division protein FtsA: protein MSQRRIVTGLDIGTTKICAIIAEVSDNEILDIIGIGTSPSIGLRKGVVVDIEDTVNSIESAIEKAERMAGIEVDSVYVGIAGSHISSMNSQGVVAITGEDKEITQKDIDRVIEASQIVAIPPEREILHVLPRGFVIDGCQKVKHPRGMSGVRLKVETHIVTGSITSIENLVKSVNKLGIDVEDVVLEPLAASESVLSNSERELGVVLVDIGGGTTDVAIFKEGSIWYTAVLPVGGDHITNDIAVGLRTPITNAERIKIKEGSALAGGVSEKEKIDVLTTSGKETKTASRKLLCEIIEPRVDEIFSLVQQEIYESGYDGLIPAGLVITGGASLMPSLPDLASEKLDLPVRRGIPDKIDDLANFVDDNIYSVGQEEVNISEDSTAIFATGVGLVCYGSQQDYENPLVSKEDEEREGDLLDKVKDWFDGTF, encoded by the coding sequence GTGTCACAACGAAGAATAGTAACTGGCTTAGATATAGGAACTACAAAAATATGTGCTATCATAGCTGAAGTCAGTGATAATGAAATTTTAGATATAATTGGAATTGGGACTAGCCCTTCTATTGGTCTTAGAAAAGGGGTAGTTGTTGATATTGAAGATACTGTTAATTCAATAGAATCGGCAATTGAGAAAGCAGAACGAATGGCTGGAATTGAAGTAGATTCTGTTTATGTTGGAATAGCTGGTTCTCATATTTCTTCTATGAATAGCCAAGGAGTTGTTGCTATTACTGGTGAAGATAAAGAAATTACTCAAAAAGATATTGATAGGGTTATTGAAGCTTCTCAGATTGTAGCTATTCCTCCTGAACGTGAAATTTTGCATGTTTTGCCACGGGGCTTTGTAATAGATGGGTGTCAGAAGGTGAAACACCCTCGAGGAATGTCTGGAGTGAGATTAAAAGTTGAGACACATATTGTAACTGGATCTATAACTTCAATTGAGAATTTAGTAAAAAGTGTAAATAAATTAGGGATAGATGTCGAAGATGTAGTTTTAGAACCATTAGCAGCTAGTGAATCTGTTCTTTCAAATAGTGAAAGGGAATTAGGAGTTGTATTAGTGGATATTGGTGGAGGAACTACCGATGTTGCTATTTTTAAAGAAGGAAGTATCTGGTATACTGCTGTTTTACCTGTTGGGGGGGATCACATAACTAATGATATTGCAGTTGGTCTTAGAACACCAATAACAAACGCTGAAAGAATTAAAATTAAAGAAGGTAGTGCTTTAGCGGGTGGAGTAAGTGAAAAGGAAAAGATTGATGTATTAACTACTAGTGGTAAAGAGACTAAAACTGCTTCCCGTAAATTACTTTGTGAAATTATTGAGCCTAGAGTTGATGAAATATTTAGTTTAGTTCAACAAGAAATTTATGAATCAGGTTATGACGGTTTAATTCCAGCTGGTTTAGTAATTACTGGAGGAGCTTCATTGATGCCGTCACTTCCAGACCTGGCATCTGAAAAATTGGATTTGCCAGTAAGGCGAGGAATTCCTGATAAAATAGATGATTTAGCTAATTTTGTTGATGATAATATTTATTCTGTTGGCCAGGAAGAAGTTAATATTTCTGAAGATAGTACTGCTATTTTTGCTACAGGAGTAGGATTGGTTTGTTACGGAAGTCAACAAGATTATGAGAACCCCTTAGTCTCTAAGGAGGATGAAGAGAGAGAAGGGGATTTATTGGATAAAGTTAAAGATTGGTTTGATGGTACTTTTTAA